The Candidatus Rubidus massiliensis DNA segment TTGTTTGGGTTGATATTGGCATTTTTCCAAAAGATTTGTATCAAGTACAAGAGGGGCAAACTGCTGAAATAGTAGTATCTTCAGAAAATAAAAAAGCTTATGCAAAATTAATTTATGTCAGTCCTCTAGTTTCTGATGAAACTATAACAGCTAAAGCTATAGCAGTTCTCGATAATTCGGATCGTACATGGAGACCCGGAGTTTTTGTAAATGTAAACATTCAAACAGATAAAGTTCCAGTCTCTATAATGGTACCAAAGGATGCTTTACAAATAAGTGAAGCAAATAGTTATATATTTGTTCGTACCGCTTATGGCATTGAACGTCGAGTTGTTAAAACAGGATTTGAGGATTCAGAAAACATAGAAATAACTTCAGGATTAACGCAAAACGAATTCTACGTATCTACTAATTCTTATATATTAAAAGCTGAATTTGAAAAAAATAATATAGAACATCAGCATTGAATTATGATTGAAAGAATTTTACAATTTTCTTTACGCTTTCCTTTTGTCATTATTCTATTTACACTGATTGTAGCAATATATGGCATTTATTCGTTAACTATTCTACCAATTGATGCTGTGCCTGACATTACTAATAATCAAGTCCAAATTAACGCTACAATACCTGGTTTATCGCCAGAACAAATGGAAATTCGAGTAACTTATGTTATTGAAGTGGGTCTTGCAGGTATTCCGGGTTTGCAAATGACACGTTCAATTTCTCGTAATGGCTTTTCACAAATTACTGCTATTTTTGATGATGACATTAATATTTATTTTGCAAGGCAGCAAATAAATGAACGTTTGTCAGAAATAAAAAAAAATTTACCTGATGATACTGAAGTAAGAATGGGTCCTATTTCAACAGGACTTGGAGAAATTTATATGTGGGCTGTTGAATTTAAATCCAAAAAAGATGGTAAAAATTTAATAGAAGATGGTTTACCCGGTTGGCAAAGTGATAAAACTTATCTAACCCCAGAAGGCTATAAATTAAAGAATGAAGTAGAATTATCTTCTTACCTAAGAACAATTCAAGATTGGATTATTAAGCCTCAGCTAAAAAATGTGAAAGGGGTTGCAGGAATTGATTCTATAGGCGGATATAATAAACAATATCATATTGAACCTAATTTAGAACGAATGATTGCAATAGGGTTAAATTTTAATGATATTATTGAATCTATAAAAAATAATAATATTAGCATAGGGCCTGGTTATATAGAAAAAAAAGGTGAGTCATTATTAGTAAATTCTGATGAACGGTTAGAAAGTCCTAAACAAATTGAAACAATAGTTGTAGCAACACGAGATGGGATTCCGATACGTATAAAAGATATTGCCAATGTTTCTATTGGAAAAGAATTGCGAACAGGTTCGGCTTCATTAAACAGTAAAGAAACTGTTATTGGTACAGCTTTAATGTTGATTGGTTCTAACAGTAGAACAGTTTCTCAAGCTGTGGATGATAAATTAAAAGAAATAAATCAGTTACTGCCACCAGACATTGAAATAAAAATATTATTAAATCGCTCTAAATTAGTTAGAGATACGGTTAAAACTGTAATAAAAAATTTAAGTGAAGGTGCTTTTTTAGTTATCGTTATATTATTTACTTTTCTTAACTCTTTTAGAGCTGCATTAATTACAGCATTAGTTATTCCATTATCCATGCTAATAACAGCGATAGCTATGACTCATGCTAAAATTAGCGGTAATTTAATGAGTCTCGGTGCTTTAGATTTTGGTTTAATTGTCGATGGTGCAGTTATTATAGTCGAAAATTGCCTTAGAAGGCTATCCCAAAAACAAGTTGAACTCCATAGGAGCTTGCAAATGTCGGAAAGAGTTGAACAAATTCTTTCTGCTAGTAAAGAAATGATTAAACCTACTGTATTTGGGCAAATAATAATTATCATTGTGTACTTATCTGTACTAACATTATCTGGTGTTGAAGGCAAAATGTTTCGTCCAATGGCCATTACTGTGATTTTTGCTTTAATTGGAGCATTTATTTTGTCTTTGACTTTTGTGCCAGCAGCTATTGCTATATTTGTAAATCAACGTTTAAAAGAAAAAAGTAATTTTATTATTATTAAACTGACAGATCTCTACACTATGCTTTTACGAAAAATACTAAATAAACCCTTTGTTATTCTTAAAACTTCTGGTTTTTTGCTTTTATTTTCTTTTGTATTATTTTTTCAATTAGGTGAAGAATTTATTCCTCAATTGGATGAGCAAGACATAGCAATAAATGTTGTGAGACTACCTAGTACCTCACTAACTCAAGCTACAGAGATGCAAAAAGATCTGGAAAGACAAATACTTAATTTTTCGGAAGTTCAGTATGTTTTTTCTAAAACAGGTACAGCTGAAATAGCAACTGACCTTATGCCTTTTAATATATCAGACACTTTTGTAATCCTGAAACCTAGAAAAGAATGGCATAACCCCAACTTATCTAAGCCAGATTTAATAAAAAAAATAGAAGAAAGTATAAATCAATTACCTGGTAATAATTATGAATTTACACAGCCCATAGAAATGCGTTTTAATGAATTAATTTCAGGAATGAGAAGTGATATTGCTATTAAAATTTATGGAGACGATTATAACGTCATAAAAAAAACAGCAGAAAACATAGCAAAAGTTGTAAAAGATACACCAGGTTCTGCTGATGTTAAAATGACACAAATTGGTGGCTTACCTGTACTAAATATTAAAGTTGATAGAAATGGAGCAAGTCGTTTAGGGTTAAATCCAGACGATGCTCTTAAGGTTTTGTCAATTGCAGTAGGTGGTGGAATAGCTGGTCAAATTTTTGAAGGTGATAGACGATTTGATTTAGTTGTTAGATTACCAGAAAAACTACGCGAAGATATAAATGCTCTTCAAAATCTTCCTATACCTCTTCCCATTTCTTTGCGTAAAAATGACAATACCAAAACGTTTCCTTATGTACCCCTAAATGAAATAGCTACATTAAGTATAAAAGAAGGTTATAATGAAATACGAAGAGAAAACGGAAAAAGATTTATTGCTGTACAAACTAATATAAGAAATAAAGATTTAGGAAGTTTTGTAGAGGAAGCAAAACAAAATATTAAAGAA contains these protein-coding regions:
- the czcA gene encoding Cation efflux system protein CzcA, with amino-acid sequence MIERILQFSLRFPFVIILFTLIVAIYGIYSLTILPIDAVPDITNNQVQINATIPGLSPEQMEIRVTYVIEVGLAGIPGLQMTRSISRNGFSQITAIFDDDINIYFARQQINERLSEIKKNLPDDTEVRMGPISTGLGEIYMWAVEFKSKKDGKNLIEDGLPGWQSDKTYLTPEGYKLKNEVELSSYLRTIQDWIIKPQLKNVKGVAGIDSIGGYNKQYHIEPNLERMIAIGLNFNDIIESIKNNNISIGPGYIEKKGESLLVNSDERLESPKQIETIVVATRDGIPIRIKDIANVSIGKELRTGSASLNSKETVIGTALMLIGSNSRTVSQAVDDKLKEINQLLPPDIEIKILLNRSKLVRDTVKTVIKNLSEGAFLVIVILFTFLNSFRAALITALVIPLSMLITAIAMTHAKISGNLMSLGALDFGLIVDGAVIIVENCLRRLSQKQVELHRSLQMSERVEQILSASKEMIKPTVFGQIIIIIVYLSVLTLSGVEGKMFRPMAITVIFALIGAFILSLTFVPAAIAIFVNQRLKEKSNFIIIKLTDLYTMLLRKILNKPFVILKTSGFLLLFSFVLFFQLGEEFIPQLDEQDIAINVVRLPSTSLTQATEMQKDLERQILNFSEVQYVFSKTGTAEIATDLMPFNISDTFVILKPRKEWHNPNLSKPDLIKKIEESINQLPGNNYEFTQPIEMRFNELISGMRSDIAIKIYGDDYNVIKKTAENIAKVVKDTPGSADVKMTQIGGLPVLNIKVDRNGASRLGLNPDDALKVLSIAVGGGIAGQIFEGDRRFDLVVRLPEKLREDINALQNLPIPLPISLRKNDNTKTFPYVPLNEIATLSIKEGYNEIRRENGKRFIAVQTNIRNKDLGSFVEEAKQNIKEKVIIPPESWILWGGQFENLLSARNRLLIVVPVSFLLIFMLLHLALQSSQYALLVFSGVPLALTGGIIMLWLRRMPFSISAAIGFIALSGIAVLNSLVLITYINQLRENGMEKEESIIIGASTRLRPVLMTALVASLGFLPMALSTSTGAEVQKPLASVVIGGLISATILTLLALPSLYKLFSKNKDELENRNI